The Isoalcanivorax indicus genome has a segment encoding these proteins:
- a CDS encoding sulfite exporter TauE/SafE family protein, with product MQIELLPLYVLIGALSGVLGGALGLGGGIVVVPMLLLIFHLREIDPLVMTQLAVATSLATIIVTSIGAVRAHHQRGNMRWPLVWRLATGVAVGAFAGAFVADWLSGPRLAQLFGLFAVILSVQMVLNSLRKVVLDAPERLPGTPGLTLAGSVIGLVSSMFGIGGGSLTVPFLNACRVRMQQAVAVSSACGLPIALAGCVGFIIAGWDNPALPAGSLGYVYLPAAIGIGIASYPMARVGATLAHRLPATTLKRIFAGVLFIIGLRLALG from the coding sequence TTGCAGATCGAGTTGTTGCCCCTGTACGTGTTGATCGGTGCCCTGTCAGGGGTACTTGGCGGTGCGCTGGGGCTGGGGGGCGGTATTGTTGTGGTGCCCATGTTGCTGCTGATCTTCCACCTGCGCGAGATCGATCCGCTGGTGATGACGCAGCTGGCCGTGGCCACGTCACTGGCGACCATCATCGTGACCTCGATCGGCGCCGTGCGGGCCCACCACCAGCGCGGCAACATGCGCTGGCCACTGGTCTGGCGGCTGGCGACGGGCGTGGCGGTCGGGGCCTTTGCCGGTGCCTTTGTGGCGGACTGGCTGTCCGGCCCGCGGCTGGCGCAACTGTTCGGGCTGTTTGCAGTGATCCTGTCGGTGCAGATGGTCCTCAACAGCCTGCGCAAGGTGGTGCTGGACGCGCCGGAACGTCTGCCCGGCACCCCGGGCCTGACCCTGGCGGGCAGCGTCATCGGGCTGGTGTCCTCCATGTTCGGTATCGGCGGCGGCTCGCTTACGGTGCCGTTCCTGAACGCCTGCCGGGTGCGCATGCAGCAGGCGGTGGCGGTGTCCTCGGCCTGTGGCTTGCCGATTGCCCTGGCCGGGTGTGTGGGGTTCATCATCGCGGGCTGGGACAATCCGGCGTTACCGGCGGGCAGTCTGGGCTATGTCTATCTGCCCGCTGCTATCGGTATCGGCATCGCCAGCTACCCCATGGCCCGAGTCGGTGCAACGCTGGCGCACCGGCTGCCGGCGACGACCCTGAAGCGGATTTTCGCCGGGGTCCTGTTTATCATCGGGCTGCGTCTCGCGCTGGGCTGA
- a CDS encoding NRDE family protein, translated as MCIVLFAWQAHPRYPLLVAANRDEFHRRPAEPARWREDGVFCGRDLAAGGTWLGVTRHGRFAAVTNFREPIEDHSRGRKSRGELPLGFLHSDIAPEAWCNAISAQQDDYGPFNLLVGTRDQLWYVSNRGAAPQAVTPGVHGLSNGLLDTPWPKVTRGKEKLAALGQGEAHPSHMLQLLHDHWTPDDHWLPDTGVGMELERLVAPIFIESEHYGTRASSVVRLGQEGTPEMIEQSWTAHGTPDGAPRSSLE; from the coding sequence ATGTGCATTGTGCTGTTTGCCTGGCAGGCCCACCCCCGCTATCCACTGCTGGTCGCCGCCAACCGGGACGAGTTTCACCGGCGCCCGGCCGAGCCCGCCCGCTGGCGCGAGGACGGCGTCTTCTGCGGGCGTGATCTGGCTGCTGGCGGCACCTGGCTTGGCGTCACACGCCATGGCCGCTTTGCGGCAGTGACCAATTTCCGCGAGCCCATCGAGGATCACTCTCGGGGCCGCAAATCCCGGGGCGAACTCCCCCTCGGCTTCCTGCACAGCGACATCGCCCCCGAGGCCTGGTGCAATGCCATCTCGGCACAACAGGATGATTACGGCCCCTTCAACCTGCTGGTGGGTACCCGCGACCAGCTCTGGTACGTCAGCAATCGCGGGGCGGCGCCCCAGGCCGTGACGCCGGGCGTGCATGGGCTGAGCAATGGATTGCTGGATACTCCCTGGCCGAAGGTCACCCGCGGCAAGGAAAAGCTGGCCGCATTGGGCCAGGGTGAAGCGCATCCCAGCCACATGCTGCAACTGCTGCACGACCACTGGACGCCGGACGATCACTGGCTGCCGGATACCGGCGTGGGGATGGAACTGGAGCGCCTGGTGGCACCGATCTTCATCGAATCCGAGCACTATGGCACCCGAGCCAGTTCGGTGGTGCGACTGGGGCAGGAAGGCACGCCGGAAATGATCGAGCAGTCATGGACTGCCCACGGCACCCCGGACGGGGCGCCGCGCAGCAGCCTGGAGTAA